One genomic segment of Protaetiibacter intestinalis includes these proteins:
- a CDS encoding DUF5979 domain-containing protein — protein sequence MFRALLRTSLLALVASALVIAPAQTPRASAAEGELSLTLWVVVQGGAVPPSSFTVTAVGPTTVGGPATTPDATLQTVPEGDYTLSLLGTGPAQYGFVQLGNWACNDGPTSLPVVADVVSLVEETSVTCTATVRQSSGAITISASVDDPGSVYIGGSTKTFSGRYDCGGGYTGTFSTLTTAAPVTVTGIASGRTCAVVANRPSGSLLTTLGDVEWGDPVVPIPVVVTDQGTSALPIVYRPLAVDTVEVSGVVDGPGGYTGGTGRAFPIAFTCADVSGTTMSGTASLDLTGPLALRLPEGSTCTLSATASYLAGDFDASSYVWTAAAQVSPATFAVPETGGVEVAFRYAELPADDPDPETDAGPAAAPALADSGAAETITAGWLGALALVAGLLLLVATRHGSRA from the coding sequence ATGTTCCGCGCCCTCCTCCGCACGTCCCTGCTCGCCCTCGTGGCGTCCGCCCTCGTCATCGCTCCGGCCCAGACCCCGCGCGCATCCGCCGCGGAGGGCGAGCTCAGCCTGACCCTCTGGGTCGTCGTGCAGGGAGGCGCCGTCCCACCCAGCAGCTTCACGGTGACGGCTGTCGGCCCGACGACGGTCGGCGGCCCCGCCACCACCCCCGATGCCACCCTGCAGACCGTGCCCGAGGGCGACTACACGCTCTCACTGCTCGGCACAGGACCCGCGCAGTACGGTTTCGTGCAGCTCGGGAACTGGGCGTGCAACGACGGCCCCACGTCGCTGCCCGTCGTCGCCGATGTCGTGAGCCTCGTCGAGGAGACCTCCGTCACGTGCACGGCGACCGTCCGGCAGTCGTCGGGGGCGATCACGATCAGCGCGTCCGTCGACGACCCCGGCTCGGTGTACATCGGCGGATCGACCAAGACCTTCTCGGGGCGCTACGACTGCGGGGGTGGATACACGGGGACCTTCTCCACCTTGACCACCGCCGCGCCCGTGACGGTCACGGGGATCGCGAGCGGCAGGACGTGCGCGGTCGTCGCGAATCGACCGAGTGGCTCGCTGCTCACCACCCTCGGCGACGTCGAATGGGGGGACCCGGTCGTGCCCATCCCGGTGGTCGTGACCGACCAGGGCACCTCGGCGTTGCCGATCGTCTACCGTCCCCTCGCCGTCGACACCGTCGAGGTCTCAGGCGTCGTCGACGGCCCCGGTGGCTACACGGGTGGCACGGGACGGGCCTTCCCGATCGCGTTCACGTGCGCCGACGTCTCGGGGACGACGATGTCCGGCACCGCCTCTCTCGACCTCACCGGCCCGCTCGCCCTGCGCCTGCCCGAAGGCTCCACCTGCACGCTCAGCGCCACGGCGAGCTACCTCGCGGGGGACTTCGACGCGAGCAGCTACGTCTGGACGGCGGCGGCGCAGGTCTCCCCCGCCACGTTCGCGGTCCCCGAGACGGGCGGGGTCGAGGTCGCGTTCCGCTACGCGGAGCTGCCGGCCGACGACCCCGATCCCGAGACGGATGCCGGACCCGCGGCCGCACCCGCGCTCGCCGACTCCGGTGCCGCCGAGACGATCACCGCGGGATGGCTCGGCGCGCTCGCCCTCGTCGCCGGACTGCTCCTGCTGGTCGCCACGAGGCACGGCAGCCGCGCCTGA
- the pknB gene encoding Stk1 family PASTA domain-containing Ser/Thr kinase, producing MTTSTTDPLIGRLIDGRYQVRSRIARGGMATVYLATDLRLERRVAVKVMHGHLADDSQFKQRFIQEARSAARLAHPNVVNVFDQGQDEDSAYLVMEYLPGITLRELLQEHGALTPEQTIDITEAVLSGLSAAHKAGIVHRDLKPENVLLADDGRIKIGDFGLARAASANTATGAALLGTIAYLSPELVTRGIADTRSDIYAVGIMMYEMLTGEQPYKGEQPMQIAYQHANDSVPPPSNANDAVPAELDELVLWATARDPEERPRDARILLDQVRDTETLLTTALPTAATATQKTMVLPSARQSTAETQVLGGRAPIAPQDTAPVSPNAAKLGAKAASRRRRGRLAFVLVLLLTLAAGGAGWWFGAGPGAHVTIPASVVNMKPDAARELLEGLGIEVAADTQQVTSIDVPADLVAGTDPEPGTSIRKGTVVTLQVSIGPAPTTLPALAGMSLSDATTAIGTANMVLDEDVVRQFSDQDEDVVLSAAVGELDVSGGSPALAADQQLYEGQTVALVVSAGRVPDVAGLSIDEATAKLVAVGLTVDAGTQLDWSEDIAEGLVIGIVPPTGPLHPSDVVVLDVSQGRQPIPVPDIVGRSWYEARKTLQDAGLGFTYWNNASEFIGEGIPSSAVVVEIDPGAGTELHLNDKVKVRLAVG from the coding sequence GTGACCACCAGCACGACCGATCCGCTGATCGGCCGTCTCATCGACGGCCGCTATCAGGTGCGGTCGCGCATCGCCCGCGGCGGCATGGCCACCGTCTACCTCGCCACCGACCTGCGGCTCGAACGCCGCGTGGCCGTCAAGGTCATGCACGGCCACCTCGCCGACGACAGCCAGTTCAAGCAGCGCTTCATCCAGGAGGCGCGCTCGGCCGCCCGGCTCGCGCACCCCAACGTCGTGAACGTCTTCGACCAGGGCCAGGACGAGGACTCGGCGTACCTCGTCATGGAGTACCTGCCGGGCATCACCCTGCGCGAGCTGCTGCAGGAGCACGGCGCGCTCACCCCCGAGCAGACCATCGACATCACCGAGGCCGTGCTCTCGGGCCTCTCCGCGGCCCACAAGGCCGGCATCGTGCACCGCGACCTCAAGCCCGAGAACGTGCTGCTCGCGGATGACGGGCGCATCAAGATCGGCGACTTCGGGCTCGCGCGCGCGGCGTCCGCGAACACCGCGACCGGCGCCGCCCTGCTCGGGACGATCGCCTACCTCTCCCCGGAGCTCGTGACGCGCGGCATCGCCGACACCCGCAGCGACATCTACGCGGTCGGCATCATGATGTACGAGATGCTCACGGGCGAGCAGCCGTACAAGGGCGAGCAGCCCATGCAGATCGCCTACCAGCACGCGAACGACTCGGTGCCGCCGCCGTCGAACGCCAACGACGCCGTGCCCGCCGAGCTCGACGAGCTCGTGCTGTGGGCGACCGCGCGCGACCCGGAGGAGCGACCGCGCGACGCGCGCATCCTGCTCGACCAGGTGCGCGACACGGAGACCCTGCTGACCACGGCGCTGCCGACCGCGGCGACCGCCACCCAGAAGACCATGGTGCTGCCCTCGGCGCGGCAGAGCACGGCCGAGACGCAGGTGCTCGGCGGTCGGGCCCCGATCGCCCCGCAGGACACCGCCCCCGTGAGCCCCAACGCCGCGAAGCTCGGCGCGAAGGCCGCCTCCCGTCGTCGCCGGGGCCGGCTCGCCTTCGTGCTCGTGCTGCTGCTGACGCTCGCCGCGGGCGGCGCCGGCTGGTGGTTCGGTGCGGGCCCGGGCGCGCACGTGACGATCCCGGCGTCGGTCGTGAACATGAAGCCGGATGCGGCGCGCGAGCTGCTGGAGGGTCTCGGCATCGAGGTGGCGGCCGACACCCAGCAGGTCACCAGCATCGACGTGCCCGCCGACCTCGTCGCGGGTACCGACCCCGAACCCGGCACGAGCATCCGCAAGGGCACGGTGGTGACCCTGCAGGTGTCGATCGGGCCCGCCCCCACGACCCTGCCCGCCCTCGCGGGCATGAGCCTCTCCGACGCGACCACCGCGATCGGCACCGCGAACATGGTGCTCGACGAGGATGTGGTGCGCCAGTTCTCGGATCAGGACGAGGACGTCGTGCTCTCGGCCGCGGTCGGCGAGCTCGACGTCTCGGGCGGCTCCCCCGCGCTCGCCGCCGACCAGCAGCTCTACGAGGGGCAGACCGTCGCGCTCGTCGTGTCGGCGGGCCGGGTGCCCGACGTCGCGGGCCTGTCGATCGACGAGGCCACCGCGAAGCTCGTCGCCGTGGGCCTCACGGTCGACGCCGGCACCCAGCTCGACTGGAGCGAGGACATCGCCGAGGGCCTCGTCATCGGCATCGTGCCGCCCACCGGCCCGCTGCACCCCTCGGACGTGGTCGTGCTCGACGTCTCCCAGGGCCGCCAGCCGATCCCGGTGCCCGACATCGTCGGCCGCAGCTGGTACGAGGCACGCAAGACCCTGCAGGACGCGGGGCTCGGCTTCACCTACTGGAACAACGCGAGCGAGTTCATCGGCGAGGGCATCCCGAGCTCGGCGGTCGTCGTCGAGATCGACCCGGGTGCCGGCACCGAACTGCACCTGAACGACAAGGTGAAGGTGCGGCTCGCGGTCGGCTGA
- a CDS encoding muramidase family protein → MYDTDEATDRARTVFAGLTPTALPAARVPARPARELPVGSALGKGMMATVPILLAGTLTVTGAVAPVNATPAAERKPAKPKTTLGSTVRAAVAAATSTVKTQAASATPTTYTVKAGDTVSSIAGRYGLATASVLALNGLGWKSLIFPGQVLKLTSGSVAPTASTAPVATTGGRYTIQKGDTISRIAARFGVSTQSVLTANGLSWSSIIYPGQTIAIPGATLAAENVSSVTPTTGVDESGDPASTPVVSTPAPVLTTSYLIKSGDTISSIAKKFGVGIQSILDANGLGWSSIIYAGRSLTIPGVNVVQDGSTVTPLSSEMAANARIIVQIGRELGVPDRGIVIALAAAMQESSLRNIDYGDRDSLGLFQQRPSTGWGTREQILNAPHAARLFYGGPSNPNAGVTRGLLDIPGWQSMSLTQAAQAVQISAYPNAYAKWETSATAWLAQLG, encoded by the coding sequence ATGTACGACACCGATGAGGCGACCGATCGGGCACGCACCGTGTTCGCGGGTCTCACCCCCACGGCGCTCCCCGCGGCACGCGTCCCGGCACGGCCCGCCCGCGAGCTCCCCGTGGGCTCCGCCCTCGGCAAGGGCATGATGGCGACCGTGCCGATCCTGCTCGCCGGCACGCTGACCGTCACGGGCGCCGTCGCCCCGGTGAACGCGACCCCCGCCGCCGAGCGCAAGCCGGCGAAGCCCAAGACCACGCTCGGCAGCACGGTGCGCGCCGCCGTCGCGGCCGCGACGTCCACCGTCAAGACCCAGGCGGCATCCGCCACCCCCACCACCTACACCGTCAAGGCGGGCGACACCGTCTCGTCGATCGCGGGACGCTACGGCCTCGCCACGGCGAGCGTGCTCGCCCTCAACGGCCTCGGCTGGAAGTCGCTCATCTTCCCCGGTCAGGTGCTCAAGCTCACGAGCGGCTCCGTCGCGCCCACCGCATCCACGGCCCCCGTCGCCACGACCGGCGGGCGCTACACGATCCAGAAGGGCGACACGATCAGCCGCATCGCGGCGCGTTTCGGCGTCTCGACCCAGTCGGTGCTCACCGCGAACGGCCTCAGCTGGTCGAGCATCATCTACCCCGGGCAGACGATCGCGATCCCCGGGGCGACCCTCGCGGCCGAGAACGTCTCCTCGGTGACGCCCACCACCGGCGTCGACGAGTCGGGCGACCCCGCCTCCACCCCGGTCGTCTCGACGCCCGCACCCGTGCTCACGACGAGCTACCTCATCAAGTCGGGCGACACGATCTCCTCGATCGCCAAGAAGTTCGGCGTCGGCATCCAGTCCATCCTCGACGCCAACGGGCTGGGCTGGTCGAGCATCATCTACGCCGGCCGCAGCCTGACCATCCCCGGCGTCAACGTCGTGCAGGACGGCAGCACGGTCACCCCGCTGAGCTCCGAGATGGCCGCCAACGCCCGCATCATCGTGCAGATCGGACGCGAGCTCGGGGTGCCCGACCGCGGCATCGTGATCGCCCTCGCCGCGGCGATGCAGGAGTCGAGCCTGCGCAACATCGACTACGGCGACCGCGACTCGCTCGGCCTTTTCCAGCAGCGTCCGAGCACGGGCTGGGGCACGCGCGAGCAGATCCTCAACGCCCCGCACGCGGCACGGCTCTTCTACGGCGGCCCGTCGAACCCCAACGCGGGCGTCACCCGCGGCCTGCTCGACATCCCCGGCTGGCAGTCGATGAGCCTCACCCAGGCCGCCCAGGCGGTGCAGATCTCGGCGTACCCGAACGCGTACGCGAAGTGGGAGACGAGCGCGACCGCATGGCTGGCTCAACTGGGCTGA
- a CDS encoding class II 3-deoxy-7-phosphoheptulonate synthase, with protein MVDPTETIVQADPSVIAGLDYWRNLPIKQQPEWADPEAVRAASAEIASLPPLVFAGEVDILRDRLAHAARGESFLLQGGDCAETFAGATAEQIRNRVKTLLQMAVVLTYGASMPIVKMGRMAGQFAKPRSSDLETRGDVTLPAYRGDIVNGYDFTPESRQADPRRLVQGYHTAASTLNLIRAFTQGGFADLRQVHSWNRGFASNPANQRYEGLAKEIDRAIRFMEAAGADFDELKRVEFYTGHEGLLMDYERPMTRIDSRNGTPVNTSAHFLWIGERTRELDGAHVDYFSRIRNPIGVKLGPTTTVETMEKLIDKLDPEREPGRLTFITRMGAGKIRDALPPLLEAIKGMDATPLWVTDPMHGNGITTPTGYKTRRFDDVVDEVRGFFEAHRAAGTHPGGIHVELTGDDVTECLGGSEQIDEATLATKYESLCDPRLNHMQSLELAFLVAEELTAR; from the coding sequence GTGGTAGACCCCACCGAGACCATCGTGCAGGCAGATCCCTCCGTGATCGCCGGTCTCGACTATTGGCGGAACCTGCCCATCAAGCAGCAGCCGGAGTGGGCCGACCCGGAGGCGGTGCGCGCGGCATCCGCCGAGATCGCGAGCCTGCCGCCGCTCGTCTTCGCCGGTGAGGTCGACATCCTGCGCGATCGCCTCGCGCATGCGGCCCGCGGTGAGTCCTTCCTGCTGCAGGGCGGCGACTGCGCCGAGACCTTCGCGGGCGCCACCGCCGAGCAGATCCGCAACCGGGTCAAGACGCTCCTGCAGATGGCGGTCGTGCTCACCTACGGCGCCTCCATGCCGATCGTGAAGATGGGCCGGATGGCGGGGCAGTTCGCGAAGCCCCGCTCGAGCGACCTCGAGACCCGCGGCGACGTCACGCTGCCCGCCTACCGTGGCGACATCGTCAACGGCTACGACTTCACGCCCGAGTCGCGCCAGGCCGACCCGCGTCGGCTCGTGCAGGGGTACCACACGGCGGCCTCGACGCTGAACCTCATCCGCGCCTTCACGCAGGGCGGCTTCGCGGACCTCCGCCAGGTGCACTCCTGGAACCGGGGCTTCGCGTCGAACCCGGCCAACCAGCGCTACGAGGGCCTCGCCAAGGAGATCGACCGCGCCATCCGCTTCATGGAGGCGGCCGGAGCCGACTTCGACGAGCTCAAGCGCGTCGAGTTCTACACCGGCCACGAGGGTCTGCTCATGGACTACGAGCGCCCGATGACCCGCATCGACTCGCGCAACGGCACGCCCGTCAACACCTCGGCCCACTTCCTCTGGATCGGGGAGCGCACGCGCGAGCTCGACGGCGCGCACGTCGACTACTTCTCGCGCATCCGCAACCCCATCGGGGTCAAGCTCGGGCCCACCACGACGGTCGAGACGATGGAGAAGCTCATCGACAAGCTCGACCCCGAGCGCGAGCCCGGGCGTCTCACCTTCATCACGCGGATGGGGGCGGGCAAGATCCGCGACGCGCTGCCGCCGCTGCTCGAGGCCATCAAGGGCATGGATGCGACCCCGCTGTGGGTCACCGACCCCATGCACGGCAACGGCATCACGACGCCCACCGGCTACAAGACCCGGCGTTTCGACGACGTGGTCGACGAGGTGCGGGGCTTCTTCGAGGCGCACCGCGCGGCGGGCACCCACCCGGGCGGCATCCACGTGGAGCTCACCGGCGACGACGTGACCGAGTGCCTCGGCGGCTCGGAGCAGATCGACGAGGCGACCCTCGCGACGAAGTACGAGTCGCTGTGCGACCCGCGTCTGAACCACATGCAGTCGCTCGAGCTCGCGTTCCTCGTCGCGGAGGAGCTCACCGCGAGGTGA